TGCGTTTGAGACAACCTACTCGGCCGCTTGGATCTTCATCGCTGTGGAAATCGCTGTCGCCATTCCTTCTTTGATGCATAATAGCTGGACCATGATGTCAATGAAGAAGCGATATAGACCCAAGCTGCGGTTGAGAGGTTACGACGTCCCTaccgtcgacgtctttgtTACTTGCTgcggcgaggacgatgacCTTGTAATGGACACTGTTCGAGGCGCATGCGATGTCGACTACCCTTACGATAAGTTTCGTGTCATTGTCTTGGATGACGGCAAGTCAGAGACTCTCGAGGCCGCCGTTACCCGGCTAGGCATGTCCTACCCCAACGTCTACTACATGGCTCGTGTGAAAGTTCCCGGACAACCCCACCACTTCAAAGCTGGGAATCTGAATTACGGTCTTGAGCAAACTCACCTGCTTCctggtggtgctgggcaGTACATGGCAGCCTTGGATGCCGACATGGTACGTTTGGGTTGATTATTTGCCGCTTTTCCTCCTGTGCATAGCAGTCTAACCAAGATGCAGATTCCCGAACGTGACTGGCTCCGAGCTATTCTCCCGCACCTCCTCATTGACAACAAGATGGCTCTTGCATGCCCTCCCCAGCTGTTCTACAACACACCCCCATCCGACCCGCTGTCTCAGAGTCTGGACTTCTTCGTTCATGTCATCGAACCTATCAAGGACGCGCTTGGTGTTGCATGGTGCACCGGCTCCGGTTATGTTGTGCGACGTGAAGCGCTCGATGAAATTGGCAACTTTCCTCTTGGATCATTGGCTGAAGATGTTGCTACTTCCACTCTGATGCTGGGCAAGGGCTGGAAAACCGCCTTTATTCACGAACCGCTTCAGTTTGGTACCGTACCCGAAGATTTTGGTAGTCACTTGAAGCAGCGCACCCGCTGGGCCATTGGAACTGTGGACACAGCCTTCAAGCTCAAATTCTGCTTATGGGGTGAGAAGATTCGGCAGATGACACTGGCTCAACGATTCTCTGGGTTCCTCTACGCCGTGCTCAGCTTGTACACTATTCTTGTCTCGATTTCCCTGTTTGCCATTCCCATTATCCTGGTCATGGGCAAACCCTTGGTTGCCTACGCCTCTGAAGAACAGCTCCGTTGGCTCATTCGTGCTTGCTTCGCTTCAACTATCAGCAACCGCCTGTGCGAGTTTGTTCTCTTCATCCCTGCCGGCTACCACACGGGCCAGCGTGGTTCCCGATACCAGCTTTGGATGTCGCCGTACATTGCTCTGTGCCTCATTCGTTCCTTCATGCTACCCAAGTGGCTGGGAGGTCAGGTGCAAGCTTTCAAGCCCACGGGTTCTTTGTCTTCGGCTCTGAACGAGCGTGATCCCGCACTCAAGAAGAACATGCTTCGCCGCGTCTGGACCATTCTCATCAACTACATGGGAATATTCCACCTGCTCTTTGTTTACTTCACACTAGTGGGCGTGGTACTGACCTCATACCGATGCTTCGTTCGCACAGACAGCACTCGTTCGCTCTTGCTGTGCCTGGTGACGCACGCATTCTGGCCGCCGTTGActttcatcttcatctgTAGCTCTCTGTGGACTCCAGTCGCCTACGCCATTGACCCGCCGCAGATGCCCGAGCGCGAGCAACTCCTCGACCGCGACCCTAAGACCATGGTTGCTCACCCTACGCCTAAAAGCAAGAAGATTGCTTTTGGTGGACAGGCTGCATGGTTCGAGTTTGAGTTGACCACGTCGACCCTTTATACGACTCTGATTTTTGTGGTTtcctttatattttaaaaaaaaggagcaaAGATGTCGTCAGAGGCGCAGAAACCGGACGATCTAGCGGTGGCCAGTACGGCTGTCTGTTGCGGCCGGTCGCGACAAGCCAAACGATTTTATTACGTATACACACAAACATGGAGCAGATTTTTTGATGGATTTTTTTGCAAGACGATGAGACATTATGCTGCTCCTGGCGGAACAGCACGCAGACGCGCCATGTCCAGATGATGAAACTGGCATTTCTCAGCGAAGACTTGTATTGGTTATTTTGATTTGGCGTCATGGGGATTGTTGAGTACATAGTTGGGTCTGCATTCGTCAAAGGGGAAGAATGGCGTGTGATGTAATGCGGGAAAGAGTACAGGGCGAGAGCATGTGCCACTGCGGTGGCTTGTAGCAATCATGATAGAATCGGCATTGAATTAGAATTTGGAGCATTTGTACGAGATTTGTGTCATTAGGCAGTAAGCGATTTTGCTGGACCAAGATTTTCCCGTCATGTTGTCATTTTGATGGAGGGGCTCTCTGTCCATGTAGCCCAAGAAAGCATGGTTCCACGCCCTTTGGCACCGATGCCGGTCATGGGAGTCAGCCCTCGCAGCGGGATCGGAACCGAAACCACTAGAAACCAGCAAAGCattcattctttttttttcttctcttctcttctctcacACGGGGAAAGCAAAGAGTCAACAGAATCAGAGCCAGCATGTCACTGCCAGTCGGCCCATTGGTATCGCCGCGCGAGGCCACGCGCCCGACTCACGAGGCGCTCCACGGCCAGACAACGTCGCTCGTGCCGCTCGAAGCAggccacgccgccggcctgttCAAGAACCTGGGCGGGCCGGAGAACCACGCGCGGTGGACGTACATGCTCACGGGGGGCTTTGCCACGCTCGCCGAGTGCCAGCGGGACATTGAGGCATGGAGCGGCGACGCTGCCCCGGACAGGCTCTACTACGCGGTGCTGTctgggccggcggcgagcggTGCGCGCGAGCCCGAGCCCGAGCCCGAGCCCGAGGGCATCATGTGCTACCTGGCCGTGGAGCCGGGGCACCGGCGCCTCGAGATTGGCGGCGTGGTGCTGGGCGCGGCGCTGCAGCGGACGCGCCGGGCCACCGAGGCGTTTTACCTGCTCATCCGGCACGCGTTTGAGGACCTGGGCTACCTGCGCGTCGAGTGGAAGGCCAACAGGCTGAATGAGGCGAGTCTGAGGGCCGCCGAGCGGCTGGGGTTCACGTTTGAGGGCGTGTTTAGGAAGCACATGGTTGTCAAGGGCCGCGAGAGAGACACGGCGTGGTTTAGCATGACGGATGGGGAGTGGGCGCGCGTCAAGAGGGGATTCGAGGCGTGGTTGGACGACGGGAATTTTGATTGTGACGGGAGGCAGAGGAGGGGGTTGAGGGAGTGTAGGGAGGGTTGATGGGAGAAGGATGGATGGTTGCTGGCGGTGAGCTGTTTCTGTGTCCGCTCTGGGAGTTGGCACACGGATGGATGTCTCTGGATTTGTTGGGCAGCTTCGGCAGATGAAACCCTCATGTAGTGGGTGACTGCATTGGGTTTTTGCAGTCGAGATGCAGGACCATGTTGTGTACTTGGTACTGAG
The DNA window shown above is from Metarhizium brunneum chromosome 1, complete sequence and carries:
- the bcsA gene encoding Cellulose synthase catalytic subunit; translated protein: MKGYAEEEEMLEIGTFQRRDQYHPYEQQEPSIEEFPPRPARGTPRGPASNAYSQPNSFYPDEFASPSPGWPPSIAGRSESQTLVDSAESRSSVRSWRTGQQTPVDSTGAPRYSVPFHNDSSPSTPMNQSHISLTGLLKQAQPPAGGKDWVDRESIDIVHKRDDSDIWRGWRRHLFRLVPLLTFANTGFYIAYLALRIACVVWAQNAFETTYSAAWIFIAVEIAVAIPSLMHNSWTMMSMKKRYRPKLRLRGYDVPTVDVFVTCCGEDDDLVMDTVRGACDVDYPYDKFRVIVLDDGKSETLEAAVTRLGMSYPNVYYMARVKVPGQPHHFKAGNLNYGLEQTHLLPGGAGQYMAALDADMIPERDWLRAILPHLLIDNKMALACPPQLFYNTPPSDPLSQSLDFFVHVIEPIKDALGVAWCTGSGYVVRREALDEIGNFPLGSLAEDVATSTLMLGKGWKTAFIHEPLQFGTVPEDFGSHLKQRTRWAIGTVDTAFKLKFCLWGEKIRQMTLAQRFSGFLYAVLSLYTILVSISLFAIPIILVMGKPLVAYASEEQLRWLIRACFASTISNRLCEFVLFIPAGYHTGQRGSRYQLWMSPYIALCLIRSFMLPKWLGGQVQAFKPTGSLSSALNERDPALKKNMLRRVWTILINYMGIFHLLFVYFTLVGVVLTSYRCFVRTDSTRSLLLCLVTHAFWPPLTFIFICSSLWTPVAYAIDPPQMPEREQLLDRDPKTMVAHPTPKSKKIAFGGQAAWFEFELTTSTLYTTLIFVVSFIF